The following are from one region of the Bradyrhizobium sediminis genome:
- the crcB gene encoding fluoride efflux transporter CrcB yields MNYLLVFVGGGLGASLRHFVNVVCARGLGTAFPWGTFIINVSGSLVMGLIAGYLAFKGEASQPWRLFLMTGILGGYTTFSAFSLDTALLYERGEIGSALFYVLGSVLLSIAGLFAGLALVRHLA; encoded by the coding sequence ATGAACTATCTTCTGGTTTTTGTCGGCGGCGGGCTTGGCGCGTCGCTGCGCCATTTCGTCAACGTGGTCTGCGCGCGCGGGCTCGGCACGGCGTTTCCCTGGGGCACCTTCATCATCAATGTCTCGGGCTCCCTCGTGATGGGGCTGATCGCCGGCTACCTCGCCTTCAAGGGCGAAGCTTCGCAGCCCTGGCGGCTGTTCCTGATGACCGGCATTCTCGGCGGCTACACCACCTTCTCGGCGTTCTCGCTCGATACTGCGCTGCTCTACGAGCGGGGCGAGATCGGATCGGCGCTGTTCTACGTGCTGGGCTCGGTGCTGTTGTCGATCGCCGGCCTGTTCGCCGGCCTCGCGCTGGTCCGCCATCTGGCGTGA
- a CDS encoding permease has product MTAALIIDISLWGSVAVLGFMVWQRGRTVLTAAAREGSMDFINIVPRIALGVIGAGYIAAVLPQEVITGWFGPDSGWLGVLTATVAGAATPGGPVIGFSLGAVALKAGGGAPQVIAYVVAWALFAFQRLILWEIPFMPARFVWFRAAVSLPFPLLAAAIAMAIGKP; this is encoded by the coding sequence ATGACCGCCGCCCTGATCATCGACATCAGTTTGTGGGGCTCGGTTGCGGTGCTCGGCTTCATGGTCTGGCAGCGCGGCCGCACGGTGCTGACGGCGGCGGCGCGCGAAGGCTCCATGGACTTCATCAACATCGTGCCGCGCATCGCGCTCGGCGTGATCGGCGCCGGCTATATCGCGGCGGTGCTGCCCCAGGAGGTCATCACCGGCTGGTTCGGGCCTGACAGCGGCTGGCTCGGCGTGCTCACCGCGACCGTCGCGGGCGCCGCGACGCCGGGCGGCCCGGTGATCGGCTTCTCGCTCGGCGCGGTGGCCCTGAAGGCCGGCGGCGGCGCGCCGCAGGTCATCGCCTATGTCGTCGCCTGGGCGCTGTTCGCCTTCCAGCGGCTGATTCTCTGGGAAATCCCGTTTATGCCGGCCCGCTTCGTCTGGTTCCGCGCGGCGGTGTCGCTGCCGTTCCCGTTGCTGGCCGCGGCCATCGCGATGGCGATCGGGAAGCCTTGA
- a CDS encoding VOC family protein: MQVNPYLFYNGNCEAALKFYAKVLGARIDAMLTYEGGPAEMPIPPEWKKKVMHARISIDGEVLMASDATPGNFHQPQGFAVSLQVEDPADAERRFKALAEGGTINMAFGKTFFSKGFGMCVDQFGTPWMVNCPMEE; encoded by the coding sequence ATGCAGGTCAATCCCTATCTCTTCTACAACGGCAATTGCGAAGCGGCGTTGAAATTCTACGCGAAGGTGCTCGGCGCCAGGATCGATGCAATGCTGACCTATGAGGGCGGGCCCGCGGAGATGCCGATCCCTCCGGAATGGAAGAAGAAGGTCATGCACGCCAGGATATCGATCGACGGCGAAGTGCTGATGGCCTCCGACGCAACTCCGGGCAATTTCCACCAGCCGCAGGGATTCGCGGTCTCCCTGCAGGTCGAGGATCCCGCCGACGCCGAGCGCCGGTTCAAGGCGCTGGCCGAGGGCGGCACCATCAACATGGCGTTCGGCAAGACTTTCTTCTCCAAGGGTTTCGGCATGTGCGTCGATCAGTTCGGCACGCCCTGGATGGTCAACTGCCCGATGGAAGAATAG
- a CDS encoding DoxX family protein, translating into MTTIAETAASPEISKPAQWTGRVLSGLVIVFLLFDGAIKLVPWPVVTETMDRMGYGSSESLARTLGVITVACTVLYAIPPTSILGAILLTGYLGGAMASHVRIGSPLFSHTLFGFYLGLMVWGGLWLRDRNLRGLMPWQR; encoded by the coding sequence ATGACGACGATCGCCGAGACCGCGGCAAGCCCGGAGATTTCAAAGCCCGCACAGTGGACCGGCCGTGTCCTCAGCGGCCTCGTCATTGTGTTCCTGCTGTTCGACGGCGCCATCAAGCTGGTGCCGTGGCCGGTGGTCACGGAAACCATGGACAGGATGGGCTATGGTTCGAGCGAAAGCCTGGCGCGGACACTCGGTGTCATCACCGTCGCCTGCACCGTGCTCTATGCGATTCCGCCGACCTCGATTCTCGGGGCCATCCTGTTGACCGGCTATCTCGGCGGCGCGATGGCATCGCATGTCAGGATCGGCAGTCCGCTGTTCAGCCACACGCTGTTCGGATTCTATCTGGGCCTGATGGTGTGGGGCGGGCTGTGGCTGCGCGACAGAAACTTGCGCGGCTTGATGCCCTGGCAGCGTTGA
- a CDS encoding metal ABC transporter permease — protein sequence MRRALAAVIALALGAAPIGVFLMLRRMSLVGDAMAHAILPGAAIGFLLSGLNLFAMTFGGMIAGFTVAILAGLVARTTELKEDASLATFYLVSLATGVTIVSIKGTNIDLLHVLFGNILAMDDQTLLVIAFNATITLVVLAVIYRPLVIECVDPVFLRTVSRAGAPAHLAFLALVVVNLVNGFHALGTLLAVGLMILPAGIARFWSRDITGMICIAVASAVVSGYAGLVLSFQTRIPSGPAIILVAAVLYVVSVLFGSVSGMVRQLFPGKHLEA from the coding sequence ATGCGCCGGGCGCTGGCGGCCGTGATCGCGCTTGCGCTGGGCGCCGCGCCGATCGGCGTGTTCCTGATGCTGCGGCGGATGAGCCTGGTCGGCGACGCCATGGCGCACGCCATCCTGCCGGGGGCTGCGATCGGCTTTTTGCTGTCGGGCCTCAATCTGTTTGCGATGACGTTCGGCGGCATGATCGCGGGCTTCACGGTGGCGATCCTGGCAGGCTTGGTCGCGCGCACCACCGAATTGAAGGAAGACGCCTCGCTCGCCACCTTCTACCTGGTGTCGCTGGCTACAGGCGTGACTATTGTCTCGATCAAGGGCACCAATATCGACCTGCTGCACGTGCTGTTCGGCAATATCCTTGCGATGGACGACCAGACGTTGCTGGTGATCGCCTTCAACGCCACCATCACGCTCGTGGTGCTGGCGGTGATCTATCGCCCGCTGGTGATCGAATGCGTCGACCCGGTGTTCCTGCGCACCGTCAGCCGGGCCGGCGCTCCGGCGCATCTGGCGTTTCTCGCGCTGGTCGTGGTCAATCTGGTCAACGGCTTTCACGCGCTCGGCACCCTGCTCGCGGTCGGGCTGATGATCCTGCCCGCCGGCATCGCGCGGTTCTGGTCGCGCGACATCACCGGCATGATCTGCATCGCGGTCGCGAGCGCCGTCGTCTCCGGCTATGCGGGGCTGGTGCTGTCGTTCCAGACCCGCATTCCCTCCGGCCCGGCGATCATTCTGGTGGCCGCGGTGCTCTATGTCGTCTCGGTGCTGTTCGGCAGCGTCAGCGGCATGGTGAGGCAGCTGTTTCCCGGCAAGCATCTCGAGGCATAG
- a CDS encoding SRPBCC family protein, whose translation MLKAIAIIAVVLAIAIAIVLILAATKPDTFAVRRAITVKAPPEKIFPLINDFHQWGSWSPYEHKDPAMKRTFSDVGSGKGAVYAWEGNKNVGSGRMEILDAPAPSKIAIKLDFFTPFEAHNTAEFTMLPQGDATRLTWLMHGPASLMSKVMQVFINLDDMVGKDFEIGLANLKRLAEK comes from the coding sequence ATGTTGAAGGCCATTGCCATCATTGCCGTCGTGCTTGCGATTGCGATCGCTATCGTGCTGATCCTCGCTGCGACCAAGCCGGATACGTTCGCCGTGAGGCGCGCCATCACGGTCAAGGCGCCGCCGGAAAAGATCTTTCCGCTGATCAACGATTTTCACCAGTGGGGATCGTGGTCGCCTTACGAACACAAGGATCCCGCGATGAAGCGCACTTTCAGCGATGTGGGGAGCGGCAAGGGCGCGGTCTATGCGTGGGAGGGCAACAAGAACGTCGGTTCCGGCCGCATGGAAATCCTGGACGCGCCGGCGCCGTCGAAGATCGCCATCAAGCTCGATTTTTTCACGCCGTTCGAAGCCCACAACACCGCTGAATTCACAATGCTGCCGCAGGGCGATGCCACCCGTCTGACATGGCTGATGCATGGTCCCGCGTCCCTGATGTCGAAGGTGATGCAGGTCTTCATCAACCTGGACGACATGGTCGGCAAGGATTTTGAAATCGGTCTCGCCAATCTGAAGCGGCTCGCCGAAAAATGA
- a CDS encoding metal ABC transporter substrate-binding protein, protein MRRFQFLFACLMLIAAVAPARAQERLNVVASFSILGDFVRNVGGDRVNVTTLVGPNSDVHVYSPTPADAKKIADARLVIVNGLGLEGWLPRLVQSAGGKARIIAATDGIAPRKLGSDADPHAWQSVANAKTYVANISAALAAADPAGAEGYRANATAYLAKLDALDREVREAVAQIPAARRKVISTHDAFGYLASSYGIAFIAPLGVSTESEASARDIARIITQIRTQKIPAVFLENISDARLIGRISAETGAKVGGTLYSDSLTGEKGDAPTYIEMVRHNIKALTSALAN, encoded by the coding sequence ATGCGGCGTTTTCAATTCTTGTTCGCCTGTTTGATGCTGATAGCGGCGGTCGCCCCCGCGCGTGCGCAGGAGCGCCTCAACGTCGTCGCCTCCTTCTCGATCCTCGGCGATTTCGTGCGCAACGTCGGGGGTGATCGCGTCAATGTCACGACGCTGGTCGGCCCCAACAGCGATGTCCATGTCTATTCTCCGACGCCGGCGGATGCGAAGAAGATCGCCGACGCCAGGCTCGTCATCGTCAACGGCCTCGGGCTGGAGGGATGGCTGCCGCGGCTGGTGCAATCCGCGGGCGGCAAGGCAAGGATCATCGCCGCGACCGACGGCATCGCGCCGCGCAAGCTCGGCTCCGATGCCGATCCGCATGCGTGGCAATCGGTCGCCAACGCGAAAACCTATGTCGCCAATATCAGCGCCGCGCTTGCCGCCGCCGACCCCGCGGGCGCCGAGGGTTATCGCGCCAATGCGACCGCCTATCTGGCGAAACTCGATGCGCTCGACCGCGAGGTGAGGGAAGCGGTGGCGCAGATTCCGGCGGCGCGCCGCAAGGTGATCTCGACCCACGACGCCTTCGGCTATCTCGCCTCGAGCTATGGCATCGCCTTCATCGCGCCGCTCGGCGTCTCCACCGAATCCGAGGCCAGCGCCCGCGATATCGCCCGCATCATCACCCAGATCAGGACCCAGAAAATCCCGGCGGTGTTTCTGGAAAATATCAGCGATGCCAGGCTGATCGGGCGGATATCGGCCGAGACCGGCGCCAAAGTCGGCGGAACGCTCTATTCCGACAGTTTGACGGGCGAAAAGGGCGATGCCCCCACTTACATTGAGATGGTCAGGCACAATATAAAGGCCCTGACCAGCGCGCTCGCCAATTAG
- a CDS encoding GNAT family N-acetyltransferase yields the protein MSIEIDVLNGDASWPVAEPLFDAVWSPHVMEKLSWGHVQWAHADLRVLIERPEGGLACHVGIYFRDVTLDGRKMQAGGIGGVMTREDCRGQGYASLALNAAVRTMRDHEAVQFALLFCEPHNFAFYRARGWHRFTGEVYAEQPGGRIRFEAMAPFVLDFTRAPRQGVIDLCGLPW from the coding sequence ATGAGCATCGAGATCGACGTATTGAACGGAGACGCATCGTGGCCCGTGGCGGAGCCGCTGTTCGATGCGGTCTGGTCGCCCCATGTCATGGAAAAGCTGTCTTGGGGCCATGTCCAGTGGGCCCATGCCGACCTCCGCGTGCTGATCGAACGACCCGAAGGCGGGCTGGCCTGCCATGTCGGAATTTATTTCCGCGACGTCACCCTGGACGGCCGCAAGATGCAGGCCGGCGGCATCGGCGGGGTCATGACCCGCGAGGACTGCCGCGGCCAGGGCTATGCCAGCCTCGCGCTGAACGCCGCGGTACGGACCATGCGCGACCACGAGGCGGTGCAGTTCGCACTGTTGTTCTGCGAACCGCACAATTTCGCGTTCTACCGGGCGCGCGGCTGGCACCGCTTCACCGGCGAGGTCTACGCCGAGCAGCCCGGGGGACGCATTCGCTTCGAGGCGATGGCGCCCTTCGTGCTCGACTTCACGCGCGCGCCGCGGCAAGGCGTCATCGACCTATGCGGCCTGCCTTGGTGA
- a CDS encoding metal ABC transporter ATP-binding protein yields MAAQLKFRDVTLGYDRHPAVHHLDGEVASGALLALVGPNGAGKSTLLRGLVGILKPLAGSISLGNLNVRDIAYLPQTADIDRSFPISVYDFVGTGLWRSTGFFGGMGKSARDKIAQALAAVGLNGFENRPIGTLSGGQMQRMLFARVLLQDARLIVLDEPFNAIDTRTSADLLDLVRRWHAEGRTVLAALHDMDLVRAHFPETLLLARGPVAWGPTAEVLTAANLSEARRMCEAFDDSAAACAVDDMPSRAA; encoded by the coding sequence ATGGCCGCGCAGCTCAAATTCCGCGACGTCACGCTCGGCTACGACCGGCACCCGGCCGTGCACCACCTCGACGGCGAGGTCGCCTCCGGCGCGTTGCTCGCGCTCGTCGGTCCCAACGGCGCCGGCAAGTCGACGCTGCTTCGAGGGCTGGTCGGCATCCTCAAGCCGCTGGCGGGCTCTATCTCCCTTGGCAATCTCAACGTCCGCGATATCGCCTATCTGCCGCAGACCGCCGATATCGACCGCAGCTTTCCGATCTCGGTGTACGATTTCGTCGGCACCGGACTGTGGCGCAGCACCGGATTCTTCGGCGGCATGGGTAAATCGGCGCGCGACAAGATTGCGCAAGCGCTCGCCGCCGTCGGCCTCAACGGTTTCGAGAACCGCCCGATCGGCACGCTGTCGGGCGGGCAGATGCAGCGCATGCTGTTCGCGCGGGTGCTGCTGCAGGACGCGCGGCTGATCGTGCTCGACGAGCCCTTCAACGCCATCGACACCAGGACTTCGGCCGACCTGCTCGATCTGGTGCGGCGCTGGCACGCCGAGGGGCGCACCGTGCTGGCGGCGCTGCATGACATGGATCTGGTGCGCGCCCATTTTCCGGAAACCCTGCTGCTGGCGCGCGGCCCGGTGGCGTGGGGGCCGACCGCCGAGGTGCTGACCGCGGCGAATCTCAGCGAGGCCCGCCGGATGTGCGAAGCGTTCGACGACAGCGCGGCGGCTTGCGCCGTCGACGACATGCCGTCGCGGGCGGCCTGA
- a CDS encoding permease codes for MSESPLKDPAPADDAADSEPRAGRVRKPIGWSMIVIAVLVAVSVVLVWRRDGIHGVTEILTSDLELFGGILPRVLAGCLLGAFLAEILPHEKVSRSLGPNSGLKGLLIGTAFGAILPGGPFTAYPVAAALLTVGADFGAIIAMVVSWTLLGYGRAISWELPILGTDFTLWRIAISLPIPVLAGALGRFVYIRMYPKGAPPS; via the coding sequence TTGTCAGAATCACCCCTGAAAGACCCGGCGCCCGCCGACGACGCCGCGGACTCAGAGCCGCGCGCCGGACGCGTCCGCAAGCCGATCGGCTGGTCGATGATCGTGATCGCGGTGCTGGTCGCGGTCAGCGTGGTGCTGGTCTGGAGGCGCGATGGCATCCACGGCGTCACCGAAATCCTGACCAGCGATCTCGAGCTGTTCGGCGGCATCCTGCCGCGCGTGCTGGCGGGCTGCCTGCTCGGCGCGTTCCTCGCCGAGATATTGCCGCACGAGAAAGTGTCGCGATCGCTCGGGCCCAACTCCGGCCTGAAGGGATTGCTGATCGGGACCGCGTTCGGCGCCATCCTGCCGGGCGGACCGTTCACCGCCTATCCGGTGGCGGCGGCGCTGCTCACCGTCGGCGCCGATTTCGGCGCCATCATCGCGATGGTGGTGAGCTGGACGCTGCTCGGCTATGGCCGGGCGATTTCCTGGGAATTGCCGATTCTGGGCACCGACTTCACGCTGTGGCGGATCGCGATCTCGCTGCCGATCCCGGTGCTGGCCGGCGCGCTCGGCCGCTTCGTCTATATCAGGATGTATCCGAAGGGCGCGCCGCCATCATGA
- a CDS encoding MATE family efflux transporter: MTIKASPEAPPAGIPANGLLTSPILPTLLKLAFPNIVAMFGTTLVAVAETSYIGRLGIEPLAAIALVFPFVMLTQMMSAGAMGGGVSSAISRALGAGDRERAATLALHAAMIGLLGGLFFTAVMLLFGRGFFMLLGGRGGVLEQALQYSQVLFSGAVSIWLVNTLSSVLRGTGDMRLPSATLIGTALVQVVAGGTLGLGLAGLPQLGMRGVAAGQLIAFSLGAIFLAWVLVSGRSRLTLDFRAFRFQRAMFLDILKVGAISCVAPLQSVLTILIFTRILAGFGTATLAGYGMGSRLEFLLTPISFAFGVASVPMVGMAVGAGLVARARKVAWTAGAASALTIGLIGLIVAAEPVLWVSLFTSDPGVTAAAYSYFAWAGPAFGFFGLGTCLYFASQGAAKVGGPVLAGTGRLLLVGLGGWWLVSIDAPAWTLFALAGAAMVLFGLGVAASVRLTRWGK; the protein is encoded by the coding sequence ATGACCATCAAGGCCTCGCCTGAGGCGCCCCCGGCCGGCATCCCCGCCAACGGCCTGCTGACGTCGCCGATCCTGCCGACCCTGCTGAAGCTGGCCTTTCCGAATATCGTCGCGATGTTCGGCACCACCTTGGTGGCGGTCGCCGAAACCTCCTATATCGGCCGTCTCGGCATCGAACCCCTGGCCGCCATCGCGCTGGTGTTCCCCTTCGTGATGCTGACGCAGATGATGTCGGCGGGCGCCATGGGCGGCGGCGTTTCGTCGGCGATCAGCCGCGCGCTCGGCGCCGGCGACCGCGAGCGCGCGGCGACGCTGGCGCTGCACGCGGCCATGATCGGCCTGCTCGGCGGACTGTTCTTCACCGCTGTCATGCTGCTGTTCGGCCGCGGGTTCTTCATGCTGCTGGGCGGGCGCGGCGGCGTGCTCGAACAGGCCCTGCAATATTCGCAGGTGCTGTTTTCCGGCGCGGTCTCGATCTGGCTGGTCAATACGCTGTCCTCGGTGCTGCGCGGCACCGGCGACATGCGGCTGCCGTCGGCAACATTGATCGGCACCGCCCTGGTTCAGGTCGTGGCCGGCGGCACATTGGGTCTTGGTCTCGCCGGGCTGCCGCAACTCGGCATGCGCGGCGTCGCCGCCGGACAACTGATCGCGTTCTCGCTCGGGGCGATATTTCTCGCCTGGGTCCTCGTCAGCGGCCGCAGCCGGCTGACGCTCGATTTCCGCGCCTTCAGATTTCAGCGCGCCATGTTCCTCGACATCCTGAAGGTCGGCGCGATCTCCTGCGTGGCGCCGCTGCAGAGCGTGCTGACCATCCTGATCTTCACCAGGATCCTCGCCGGCTTCGGCACCGCGACGCTCGCCGGCTACGGCATGGGCTCGCGGCTCGAATTCCTGCTGACCCCGATTTCGTTCGCCTTCGGCGTCGCCTCGGTGCCGATGGTCGGCATGGCCGTCGGCGCCGGCCTCGTCGCGCGCGCCCGCAAGGTGGCGTGGACCGCGGGCGCAGCATCGGCCCTCACCATCGGGCTGATCGGCCTGATCGTGGCGGCAGAACCGGTGCTCTGGGTGTCGCTGTTCACCAGCGATCCCGGCGTCACCGCCGCCGCCTATTCCTATTTCGCCTGGGCCGGTCCGGCATTCGGGTTCTTCGGGCTGGGCACCTGTCTCTATTTCGCTTCGCAGGGCGCGGCGAAGGTCGGCGGCCCGGTGCTGGCGGGAACAGGCCGCTTGCTGTTGGTCGGGCTCGGCGGCTGGTGGCTGGTGTCGATCGACGCTCCGGCATGGACGCTGTTCGCGCTGGCCGGCGCCGCCATGGTGCTGTTCGGCCTCGGCGTGGCCGCTTCGGTCCGCCTGACGCGCTGGGGTAAATGA
- a CDS encoding CobW family GTP-binding protein, with amino-acid sequence MAEPSSPKIPVTVLTGYLGAGKTTLLNRILSENHGKKYAVIVNEFGEIGIDNDLIIGADEEVFEMNNGCVCCTVRGDLVRILDGLMKRKGKFDAIIVETTGLADPAPVAQTFFVDEDVQNNARLDAVVTVADAKWLAERLKDAPEAKNQIAFADVIVLNKTDLVSKAELAEVEARIRAINPYAKLHRTERCQVALSDVLERGAFDLDRILELEPEFLQAGDDHDHDHDHHHGHDHHHDHGHGGIKHYHDEDMQSLSLRSDKPLDATKFMPWLQNLVASEGQKILRSKGILAFSDDDDRYVFQGVHMMLEGDHQRAWKEGEPRESRLVFIGRELPEQSIRDGFERCITT; translated from the coding sequence ATGGCTGAACCTTCTTCTCCAAAAATTCCCGTGACCGTGCTGACGGGCTATCTCGGCGCCGGCAAGACCACCCTTCTCAACCGCATTCTGTCGGAAAACCACGGCAAGAAATACGCCGTCATCGTCAACGAATTCGGCGAGATCGGCATCGACAACGACCTGATCATCGGCGCCGACGAAGAAGTGTTCGAGATGAACAATGGCTGCGTCTGCTGCACCGTGCGCGGCGACCTCGTGCGCATCCTCGACGGGCTGATGAAGCGCAAGGGCAAGTTCGACGCCATCATCGTCGAGACCACGGGCCTCGCCGATCCGGCGCCGGTGGCGCAGACCTTCTTCGTTGACGAGGACGTGCAGAACAACGCCCGGCTCGACGCGGTGGTGACGGTCGCCGACGCCAAATGGCTGGCCGAGCGGCTGAAGGACGCGCCGGAAGCCAAGAACCAGATCGCGTTCGCTGACGTCATCGTGCTCAACAAGACCGATCTCGTCAGCAAGGCGGAACTTGCCGAGGTCGAGGCCCGGATCCGCGCCATCAACCCCTACGCCAAGCTGCATCGCACCGAGCGCTGCCAGGTCGCACTGTCGGACGTGCTGGAGCGCGGCGCGTTCGATCTCGACCGCATCCTCGAGCTCGAGCCGGAATTCCTGCAGGCCGGCGACGATCACGACCATGATCACGATCATCACCACGGCCATGACCATCACCACGATCACGGCCATGGCGGCATCAAGCACTATCACGACGAGGACATGCAATCGCTGTCGCTGCGCTCGGACAAGCCGCTCGACGCCACCAAATTCATGCCGTGGCTGCAGAACCTCGTCGCGAGCGAGGGCCAGAAGATCTTGCGCTCCAAGGGCATTCTCGCCTTCAGCGACGACGACGACCGTTACGTGTTCCAGGGCGTGCACATGATGCTGGAAGGCGACCACCAGCGCGCCTGGAAGGAGGGCGAGCCGCGCGAGAGCCGCCTCGTCTTCATCGGGCGCGAATTGCCCGAGCAGAGCATCCGTGACGGCTTCGAGCGTTGTATCACCACGTGA
- a CDS encoding superoxide dismutase, which translates to MTFTLPNLPYAYDALAPHMSQETLEYHHDKHHQAYVTNGNNLLKGTEFEGKSLEEIVKGSFGKNVPLFNNAGQHYNHLHFWNWMKPNGGGSKLPGRLEKKINEDLGGLEKFKTDFAAAGVGQFGSGWAWLSVKNGKLEISKTPNGENPLVHGATPILGVDVWEHSYYIDYRNRRPDYLKAFVDHLVNWEYVDQLFSKA; encoded by the coding sequence ATGACCTTCACGCTTCCCAACCTTCCTTATGCCTATGACGCGCTTGCTCCTCATATGTCGCAGGAAACGCTGGAATACCATCACGACAAGCATCATCAGGCCTATGTGACCAACGGCAACAATCTGCTGAAGGGCACCGAATTCGAGGGCAAGTCTCTCGAGGAGATCGTCAAGGGCTCGTTCGGCAAGAATGTGCCGCTGTTCAACAATGCCGGCCAGCACTACAACCACCTGCATTTCTGGAACTGGATGAAGCCCAATGGCGGCGGCAGCAAACTGCCGGGCCGTCTGGAAAAGAAGATCAACGAGGACCTCGGCGGGCTGGAGAAGTTCAAGACCGATTTCGCCGCCGCCGGCGTCGGCCAGTTCGGCTCGGGCTGGGCATGGCTGTCGGTCAAGAACGGCAAGCTCGAAATCTCCAAGACCCCGAACGGCGAAAACCCGCTGGTGCATGGCGCCACTCCGATCCTCGGCGTCGACGTCTGGGAGCACTCCTATTACATCGATTATCGCAACCGCCGCCCGGACTATCTCAAGGCGTTCGTCGATCATCTGGTGAACTGGGAATATGTCGACCAGCTGTTCTCGAAGGCGTGA